Proteins found in one Micromonospora sp. WMMD1082 genomic segment:
- the rfaE2 gene encoding D-glycero-beta-D-manno-heptose 1-phosphate adenylyltransferase encodes MARAEAEQLRLADVVQSWLGRPVLVIGDAMLDEWRFADSDRLCREAPAPVLTLRRRISAAGGAANTAVNIATLGGRSVLVAPVGADAAGDELHDCLDRAGVWDRTISQPGRPTPVKRRMLAGDQILLREDSGDPEDSLSDVGVDCLLTALDCASEELRAASRGAAPALVICDYGLGALPAPVRSWLVAHRDRYGTVALDAHDLADWRGLAPTVVTPSFAEAARLLARAGTAALGTAALGTAAQDNAHGSGDAHGSGDARGAGDGRGVDDRELHLEHPEVDPADGPSELTVGAAPGGAGMRRTDGPTGEPTPGESRVAMTRDGLSVTGTGVTVNAEAGAGVDRAVLAESRLAELRAHTGAAVVAVTLDTEGAVVGGADGEPARSHSTPVPASHAVGAGDAYLAAMTLALATDAPLSTAAQLAQFAATSTVAGTGTCVCHREDLLAALGRPASDGDGRQVQVSAGSLAEIVADHRRAGRSIVFTNGCFDVLHRGHVRYLEQARALGDLLMVAVNSDGSVRRLKGADRPVNPVEDRCALLAAMSCVDHVVVFEEDSPAALIETVRPDVYVKGGDYPPELVPEAPLVRRLGGQVRTLGYVPDRSTSAIIDRIRAYGQQGVPEVAGPPPEPVTEHGTATGAAAPLTGKAP; translated from the coding sequence ATGGCACGAGCAGAAGCGGAACAGCTCCGGCTCGCCGACGTCGTGCAGAGCTGGCTCGGGCGCCCGGTCCTGGTGATCGGAGACGCCATGCTCGACGAGTGGCGGTTCGCCGACTCCGACCGGTTGTGCCGGGAGGCCCCGGCCCCCGTCCTCACCCTGCGCCGGCGCATCTCCGCCGCCGGTGGTGCGGCCAACACCGCGGTCAACATCGCCACGCTGGGCGGTCGCTCGGTGCTGGTGGCACCGGTCGGTGCCGACGCGGCCGGCGACGAGCTGCACGACTGCCTCGACCGGGCCGGTGTCTGGGACCGGACGATCAGCCAGCCCGGCCGGCCCACCCCGGTCAAGCGCCGGATGCTGGCCGGCGACCAGATCCTGCTGCGGGAGGACTCCGGCGACCCGGAGGACTCGCTCAGTGACGTGGGCGTGGACTGCCTGCTCACCGCCCTGGACTGCGCGAGCGAGGAACTGCGGGCCGCCAGTCGTGGCGCGGCCCCGGCGCTGGTGATCTGCGACTACGGCCTGGGTGCCCTGCCCGCACCGGTCCGCTCCTGGCTGGTCGCGCATCGGGACCGGTACGGCACGGTCGCGCTCGACGCCCACGACCTGGCCGACTGGCGGGGTCTCGCCCCGACCGTGGTGACCCCGAGCTTCGCGGAGGCCGCCCGGCTGCTCGCCCGGGCGGGCACCGCCGCACTGGGCACCGCCGCACTGGGCACCGCCGCACAGGACAACGCCCACGGCAGCGGTGACGCTCATGGCAGCGGTGACGCCCGTGGTGCCGGTGACGGTCGGGGCGTGGATGATCGCGAGTTGCACCTGGAGCATCCCGAGGTCGATCCGGCCGACGGGCCGTCCGAGCTGACCGTGGGCGCGGCACCGGGTGGCGCCGGGATGCGGCGTACCGACGGGCCGACCGGCGAGCCCACCCCGGGCGAGAGCCGGGTGGCGATGACCCGCGACGGGCTCAGCGTGACCGGCACCGGGGTGACCGTGAACGCCGAGGCCGGTGCCGGTGTGGACCGGGCGGTCCTGGCCGAGTCCCGGCTCGCCGAGCTGCGCGCCCACACCGGCGCGGCCGTGGTGGCGGTGACCCTGGACACCGAGGGCGCGGTGGTCGGCGGCGCCGACGGTGAGCCCGCACGCAGCCACAGCACGCCCGTACCGGCCAGCCATGCCGTCGGCGCCGGTGACGCGTACCTGGCGGCGATGACGCTCGCACTGGCCACCGACGCTCCGCTGTCGACCGCCGCCCAGCTGGCCCAGTTCGCCGCCACGAGCACCGTTGCCGGCACCGGCACCTGCGTCTGCCATCGGGAGGACCTGCTGGCCGCGCTGGGCCGGCCGGCCTCCGACGGCGACGGCCGGCAGGTGCAGGTCAGCGCCGGGAGCCTGGCGGAGATCGTCGCCGATCACCGCCGCGCCGGGCGCTCGATCGTCTTCACCAACGGCTGCTTCGACGTGCTGCACCGGGGTCACGTGCGGTACCTGGAACAGGCCCGCGCCCTGGGCGACCTGCTGATGGTGGCGGTCAACTCCGACGGCAGCGTACGCCGGCTGAAGGGGGCGGACCGACCGGTCAACCCGGTCGAGGACCGCTGCGCCCTGCTCGCCGCGATGTCCTGCGTGGACCATGTGGTGGTCTTCGAGGAGGACTCCCCGGCCGCGCTGATCGAGACCGTCCGCCCCGACGTCTACGTCAAGGGCGGCGACTACCCGCCCGAGCTGGTGCCGGAGGCGCCGCTGGTGCGGCGGCTGGGCGGCCAGGTCCGCACCCTGGGCTACGTGCCCGACCGCTCCACCTCCGCGATCATCGACCGGATCCGGGCGTACGGCCAGCAGGGCGTCCCTGAGGTCGCCGGCCCGCCGCCCGAGCCGGTGACCGAGCATGGCACCGCCACCGGTGCGGCGGCTCCACTGACCGGCAAGGCGCCGTGA
- a CDS encoding HAD family phosphatase — MTVDAVVFDLDGVIVDSEPVWEEVRRAYVATHGGTWQDDTQRRLMGMSTGEWARYLSGELGVRRTAEQVAADVVEEMTRRYAARVPVIDGSDQVVRRLAARWPLGLASSSPSRLIAAALTATGLTGEFRTTLSTEETERGKPAPDVYLTVARRLGVAPARCVAVEDSSNGVRSAAAAGMAVVAVPHGSYPLDPDAQRLAAAVLGSIDELTPEVVDRLA; from the coding sequence GTGACGGTGGATGCGGTGGTCTTCGACCTTGACGGCGTGATCGTGGATTCCGAGCCGGTCTGGGAGGAGGTCCGCCGGGCGTACGTGGCGACCCACGGCGGCACCTGGCAGGACGACACCCAGCGCCGGCTGATGGGGATGAGCACCGGCGAGTGGGCCCGGTACCTCAGCGGAGAGCTGGGGGTGCGGCGCACCGCCGAGCAGGTCGCCGCCGACGTGGTCGAGGAGATGACCCGGCGGTACGCGGCCCGCGTACCGGTGATCGACGGGTCCGACCAGGTGGTGCGCCGGCTGGCCGCGCGGTGGCCGCTGGGGCTGGCGAGTTCGTCGCCGAGCCGGCTGATCGCGGCGGCGCTGACCGCCACCGGCCTGACCGGCGAGTTCCGCACCACGCTGTCGACGGAGGAGACCGAGCGCGGCAAGCCGGCGCCGGACGTCTACCTCACCGTGGCCCGGCGGCTCGGCGTCGCACCGGCGCGCTGCGTGGCGGTGGAGGACTCCAGCAACGGGGTCCGGTCCGCGGCCGCCGCCGGCATGGCCGTGGTCGCGGTGCCGCACGGGTCGTACCCACTGGACCCGGACGCGCAGCGGTTGGCGGCGGCGGTGCTGGGTTCGATCGACGAGCTGACGCCGGAGGTCGTCGACCGGCTCGCCTGA
- a CDS encoding Hsp20/alpha crystallin family protein, which yields MTRPGRGWRGGQQGWDPMGELQSLRAELSRLVGGRPGPPEVELGETADGWEVVVRLPGVAPEEVAVELDDRELCVRARTEAEVNADHGIPGGFETRGFEYRVQLPSRVDPDAIDALMDHGLLRVRLPRANRATPRTITVGRTGPRPAGTFGGTPSSADPAADRELHQPDVAAGESDR from the coding sequence ATGACGAGGCCGGGACGGGGTTGGCGAGGCGGCCAGCAGGGTTGGGACCCGATGGGCGAGTTGCAGTCGCTGCGGGCCGAGCTGAGCCGGCTGGTCGGTGGCCGGCCGGGGCCGCCCGAGGTGGAACTGGGCGAGACCGCGGACGGCTGGGAGGTGGTCGTCCGGCTGCCCGGCGTCGCGCCGGAGGAGGTCGCGGTGGAACTCGACGACCGTGAGCTGTGCGTACGGGCGCGGACGGAGGCCGAGGTCAACGCCGACCACGGCATCCCCGGCGGCTTCGAGACGCGGGGCTTCGAGTATCGCGTGCAGTTGCCGTCGCGGGTGGACCCCGACGCGATCGACGCGCTGATGGACCACGGCCTGCTGCGGGTGCGGCTGCCCCGGGCGAACCGGGCCACGCCGCGCACCATCACCGTCGGCCGCACCGGCCCGCGCCCCGCCGGCACCTTCGGCGGTACGCCGAGCAGCGCCGATCCGGCGGCGGACCGGGAACTGCACCAGCCGGATGTCGCCGCCGGCGAGTCGGACCGGTAA
- a CDS encoding glycosyltransferase family A protein: MNRPLDAGDPAEFRTDRLVDVLVPTRDRPAELAVTLSGLAAQEGVPGFGVVVSDQSDGDPGYAHPAAATMVRALRHRGHPVLLTRRLPRRGLAEHRSFLLAASAARHVLFLDDDVWLEPGTLHRLVTAIDELGCGFVGNAVHGLSYLDDVRPQTHRHYREWPGRPVPERIRPGTPEWDRSQIHSAANLLHVTESLALPAGTWRAYQVSWVGGCVLYDRAKLVDAGGFDFWRRVQERHQGEDVAAQLAVLAHHGGAGVLPSGAYHLESPTTVTDRDVEAWEVLFAEADAET; encoded by the coding sequence GTGAACCGACCACTCGATGCCGGCGACCCCGCCGAGTTCCGCACCGACCGCCTGGTCGACGTGCTGGTCCCGACCCGCGACCGCCCCGCCGAACTCGCCGTCACCCTCTCCGGGCTCGCCGCCCAGGAGGGGGTGCCGGGCTTCGGCGTGGTGGTCAGCGACCAGTCCGACGGCGACCCCGGGTACGCCCACCCGGCGGCGGCCACCATGGTCCGGGCGCTGCGCCACCGGGGACACCCGGTGCTGCTGACCCGCCGGCTGCCCCGGCGCGGGCTCGCCGAACACCGGTCCTTCCTGCTCGCCGCCTCCGCCGCCCGCCACGTGCTCTTCCTCGACGACGACGTCTGGCTGGAACCGGGAACGCTGCACCGCCTGGTGACCGCGATCGACGAGTTGGGCTGCGGCTTCGTCGGCAACGCGGTGCACGGGCTGTCCTATCTGGACGACGTGCGGCCGCAGACGCACCGGCACTACCGGGAGTGGCCGGGCCGGCCGGTGCCCGAGCGGATCCGTCCGGGCACCCCCGAGTGGGATCGCTCGCAGATCCATTCCGCGGCGAACCTGCTGCACGTCACCGAGTCGCTGGCCCTGCCGGCGGGAACCTGGCGGGCGTACCAGGTGTCCTGGGTCGGCGGTTGCGTGCTGTACGACCGGGCCAAGCTGGTCGACGCCGGTGGCTTCGACTTCTGGCGCCGGGTCCAGGAGCGCCACCAGGGCGAGGACGTCGCCGCCCAGCTCGCCGTGCTGGCGCACCACGGCGGCGCCGGAGTCCTGCCCAGCGGCGCGTACCACCTGGAGTCACCGACCACGGTCACCGACCGCGACGTGGAGGCGTGGGAGGTCCTGTTCGCCGAGGCGGACGCCGAGACCTGA
- a CDS encoding NUDIX domain-containing protein, whose translation MSISWADSYVGQLRALAGDRTLMFVGARAVVRDNAARVLLIRRSDNGQWALPAGAMELGESIADCAVREVREETGLRALRVSAFALYTGPDRTHTNMYGHTYQIFTTAFRVEEWDGQLARITDETTDAGFFHREAMPQPLSASVPETLADLDVFEQTNRLILK comes from the coding sequence GTGAGCATCTCCTGGGCTGATTCGTACGTCGGGCAGCTGCGTGCCCTGGCCGGCGACCGGACGCTGATGTTCGTCGGCGCACGAGCGGTGGTACGCGACAACGCGGCACGGGTCCTGCTGATCCGCCGCTCGGACAACGGGCAGTGGGCCCTGCCCGCGGGCGCCATGGAGCTGGGCGAGTCGATCGCCGACTGTGCCGTCCGGGAGGTGCGCGAGGAGACCGGCCTGCGCGCCCTGCGGGTGAGCGCCTTCGCGCTCTACACCGGCCCGGACCGCACCCACACCAACATGTACGGCCACACGTACCAGATCTTCACCACCGCGTTCCGCGTCGAGGAGTGGGACGGTCAGCTGGCCAGGATCACCGACGAGACCACGGACGCGGGCTTCTTCCACCGCGAGGCGATGCCGCAGCCGCTCTCCGCCAGCGTCCCCGAGACCCTGGCCGACCTGGACGTCTTCGAGCAGACCAACCGCCTGATCCTGAAGTGA
- a CDS encoding GPP34 family phosphoprotein: protein MTAARPDDSLGGRAGTPDEATQPDAPTLAEDLLLLLFQPDSGTIAGENTLFYILAGAVVADLALGDHVTTADRGRVRAVEGHAPPDDLLRSAWDYVSTKPRGVQTVLAAIGPTLRAPLLARLIARGDIDRGDRKVLGLFRTTTLREGRSGRRAALLGEVRRVLVDGAEPRARVAALAALLSASGTLPQFHRDIPWTSPVINRAKELERGNWGAGAAGEAVTRTMTAVIVNSVVVATTVLPRS from the coding sequence ATGACCGCCGCCAGACCTGACGATTCCCTCGGTGGCCGGGCCGGAACGCCCGACGAGGCGACGCAGCCGGACGCTCCGACGCTGGCGGAGGACCTCCTGCTCCTGCTGTTCCAGCCCGACTCCGGCACCATCGCGGGAGAGAACACCCTCTTCTACATCCTCGCGGGAGCCGTCGTCGCGGATCTCGCCCTCGGCGATCACGTGACCACGGCGGACCGGGGCAGGGTGCGGGCCGTCGAGGGTCACGCCCCGCCGGATGACCTGCTCCGTTCGGCGTGGGACTACGTTTCCACGAAGCCCCGGGGCGTCCAGACGGTACTCGCGGCGATCGGTCCCACACTCCGCGCGCCACTGTTGGCGCGGCTCATCGCACGCGGCGACATCGACCGGGGGGATCGCAAGGTGCTCGGCCTGTTCCGTACGACCACCCTCCGGGAGGGGCGAAGCGGACGCCGAGCCGCCCTCCTCGGGGAGGTCCGGCGGGTCCTCGTGGACGGTGCCGAGCCACGGGCCCGCGTTGCCGCACTCGCGGCACTGCTCTCGGCGAGCGGAACTCTCCCACAGTTCCACCGCGACATCCCGTGGACCTCGCCCGTGATCAACCGTGCCAAGGAACTCGAGCGGGGCAACTGGGGCGCCGGGGCCGCCGGGGAGGCCGTGACCCGCACCATGACGGCGGTCATCGTCAACAGTGTCGTCGTGGCCACCACCGTGCTTCCCCGAAGCTAG
- a CDS encoding DUF2231 domain-containing protein, producing the protein MESRLKILGHPVHPMLVMFPVALLVTAVLFDIVDTVGGPEFLGEVAYWNLTVGLIGGLLAAAAGVFDLLAIPAGTRAKRVALTHAAANVAVILLFAAVWAVRLNAESRAAGGALIAIEVVALAILGVGAWLGGELVDRLGVGVDRDAGLDAPSSLRPAGTSQRMGEVR; encoded by the coding sequence ATGGAGAGTCGGCTCAAGATCCTGGGTCACCCCGTCCACCCGATGCTGGTGATGTTCCCGGTCGCCCTGCTGGTCACCGCCGTGCTGTTCGATATCGTCGACACGGTCGGTGGGCCCGAGTTCCTCGGCGAGGTGGCGTACTGGAATCTCACCGTCGGCCTGATCGGCGGCCTGCTGGCCGCGGCGGCCGGGGTGTTCGACCTGCTGGCAATCCCGGCCGGCACCCGGGCCAAGCGGGTGGCGCTCACCCACGCCGCCGCGAACGTCGCGGTGATCCTGCTCTTCGCCGCCGTCTGGGCGGTACGGCTCAACGCCGAGTCCCGGGCGGCCGGTGGTGCGTTGATCGCCATCGAGGTGGTGGCGCTCGCCATTCTCGGCGTCGGTGCCTGGCTGGGTGGGGAACTGGTCGACCGGCTCGGCGTCGGCGTCGACCGCGACGCCGGTCTGGACGCGCCGAGTTCCCTGCGACCGGCGGGGACCAGCCAACGGATGGGAGAGGTGCGATGA
- a CDS encoding fatty acid--CoA ligase produces MRSTMMDVPLQVSRILEHGATVHGTAEVATWTGTESRRSTYAQIGRDAARLAHALRAECGVTGDERVATFMWNNTEHLVVYFAVPSMGAVLHTLNIRLFPDQVTYIANHAEDRVVLVDATLIPLLAKSIGGMTSVRHVVVVGGGDPAPLVAAAGDRIAVHHWDALLADRPEAYDWPEVDERDAAALCYTSGTTGNPKGVAYSHRSIYLHSLQICLPEGFGLGPTDRELAIVPMFHAMSWGLPFAAFLSGASLVMPDRFLQAAPIAEMIAVERPTLAGAVPTIWTDLLAHLDSHDVDTSSLTEVIVGGSACPPSLMHAFAERHDVDVIHAWGMTEMSPLGSVARVPAGATGEDAWRYRYTQGRVPAGVQARIVGPAGQPLPADGTSVGELEVRGPWVTARYVGDDAPDPEKFRDGWLRTGDVGTLSADGYITLTDRAKDVIKSGGEWISSVELENALMAHPAVLEACVVGVPDQRWDERPLATVVLREGASATPEELREFLAGSVARWQLPERWAFVDVVPKTSVGKFDKKVVRSRYAGGDLNVRELATP; encoded by the coding sequence ATGCGTAGCACGATGATGGACGTCCCGCTCCAGGTGTCCCGGATCCTCGAACACGGCGCCACCGTGCACGGCACGGCCGAGGTGGCGACGTGGACCGGCACCGAGTCGCGCCGCAGCACGTACGCCCAGATCGGGCGGGACGCCGCCCGGCTCGCGCACGCCCTGCGCGCCGAGTGCGGGGTGACCGGCGACGAGCGGGTCGCCACCTTCATGTGGAACAACACCGAGCACCTGGTGGTGTACTTCGCCGTGCCCAGCATGGGCGCGGTGCTGCACACGCTGAACATCCGGCTCTTCCCCGACCAGGTCACCTACATCGCCAACCACGCCGAGGACCGGGTGGTGCTGGTCGACGCCACGCTGATCCCGCTGCTGGCGAAGTCCATCGGCGGGATGACCAGCGTGCGGCACGTGGTGGTGGTCGGCGGCGGGGATCCCGCCCCGCTGGTGGCCGCGGCCGGTGACCGGATCGCCGTACACCACTGGGACGCGCTGCTGGCCGACCGGCCGGAGGCGTACGACTGGCCCGAGGTGGACGAGCGCGACGCCGCCGCCCTCTGCTACACCTCCGGCACCACCGGCAACCCCAAGGGGGTGGCCTACTCGCACCGCTCGATCTATCTGCACTCGTTGCAGATCTGCCTGCCGGAGGGCTTCGGGCTCGGGCCCACCGACCGGGAGCTGGCCATCGTGCCGATGTTCCACGCGATGTCCTGGGGCCTGCCGTTCGCGGCCTTCCTCTCCGGCGCGTCGCTGGTGATGCCGGACCGCTTCCTCCAGGCCGCCCCGATCGCCGAGATGATCGCCGTGGAGCGGCCGACCCTGGCCGGTGCGGTGCCGACCATCTGGACCGACCTGCTGGCCCACCTGGACAGCCACGACGTGGACACCTCCTCGCTGACGGAGGTGATCGTGGGCGGTTCGGCCTGTCCGCCGTCGCTGATGCACGCCTTCGCGGAGCGGCACGACGTCGACGTGATCCACGCGTGGGGGATGACCGAGATGTCGCCGCTGGGCTCGGTGGCCCGTGTGCCTGCCGGCGCGACCGGCGAGGACGCCTGGCGCTACCGGTACACGCAGGGTCGCGTGCCCGCCGGGGTCCAGGCGCGCATCGTGGGCCCGGCGGGGCAGCCGCTGCCCGCCGACGGGACCTCCGTCGGCGAGCTTGAGGTCCGTGGGCCGTGGGTCACCGCCCGGTACGTCGGGGACGACGCGCCGGATCCGGAGAAGTTCCGCGACGGCTGGCTGCGTACGGGCGACGTGGGCACCCTGTCGGCGGACGGGTACATCACCCTCACCGACCGGGCCAAGGACGTGATCAAGTCCGGCGGGGAGTGGATCTCCTCCGTGGAGCTGGAGAACGCGCTGATGGCCCATCCGGCGGTGCTGGAAGCGTGCGTGGTGGGCGTACCGGACCAGCGCTGGGACGAGCGGCCGCTGGCCACGGTGGTGCTCCGCGAGGGTGCTTCGGCGACCCCGGAGGAGCTGCGCGAGTTCCTGGCCGGGTCGGTGGCGCGCTGGCAGTTGCCGGAGCGCTGGGCGTTCGTGGACGTGGTGCCGAAGACCAGCGTCGGCAAGTTCGACAAGAAGGTGGTGCGCTCCCGGTACGCCGGCGGTGACCTCAATGTGCGGGAACTGGCCACGCCGTAG
- a CDS encoding VOC family protein, which translates to MRPAQITVSLPIADRKISHDFYRGALGLVTVGEPAEDGLPEPLQFEVNDGLRLMLVPTGGFGWVLGGREVADSRHSECVLGLSAASPDEVDGLVGRARDAGAEVVTEPGQQPWGYAGMFADPDGHLWMVAVAPDGSA; encoded by the coding sequence GTGCGCCCAGCCCAGATCACCGTCAGCCTGCCGATCGCTGACCGCAAGATCTCTCACGACTTCTATCGAGGTGCCCTCGGCCTGGTCACCGTCGGCGAGCCGGCCGAGGATGGTCTGCCCGAGCCGTTGCAGTTCGAGGTCAACGACGGGTTGCGGCTGATGCTGGTGCCGACCGGTGGCTTCGGCTGGGTGCTCGGCGGGCGGGAGGTGGCCGACTCCCGGCACAGCGAGTGCGTGCTGGGTCTGAGCGCGGCCAGCCCGGACGAGGTCGACGGGCTGGTCGGGCGGGCGCGGGACGCCGGCGCCGAGGTGGTCACCGAGCCCGGGCAGCAACCCTGGGGGTACGCGGGCATGTTCGCCGACCCGGACGGTCACCTGTGGATGGTCGCGGTCGCCCCCGACGGCTCTGCCTGA
- a CDS encoding NADPH:quinone reductase, translated as MKAIVYERTGDPSVLELVDRPVPEPGRGEVLVRVAFSGVNPTDWKSRRQRALPAGWQTPGQDGAGVVEAVGEGVDQELIGERVWIWEAAWQRPWGTAAEYTVVPVRQAVRLGDASFELGACLGIPFLTAHRCLTAGEYLPDSLRPGALSDHTVLVQGGAGAVGNAAIQLAAWADACVIATVSSAEKAQLAAAAGATAVINYREQDVVEEVHKIAPDGVHGIVEVSPARNAATDVRLLRPGGVVCVYADNGGDEVTLPVRPLMAPNARWQFVLVYTLPKAAKAQAVVDVAASAAQGGIRVGEEAGLPLHRFPLSATAAAHQAVENSVVGKVLVSASE; from the coding sequence ATGAAGGCGATTGTGTACGAGCGCACCGGTGACCCCTCGGTGCTTGAGCTGGTCGACCGGCCGGTGCCGGAACCCGGGCGGGGCGAGGTGCTGGTGCGCGTCGCGTTCTCCGGGGTGAACCCGACGGACTGGAAGTCGCGCCGCCAGCGGGCACTGCCGGCGGGCTGGCAGACGCCCGGCCAGGACGGCGCCGGCGTGGTCGAGGCGGTCGGCGAGGGTGTCGACCAGGAGCTGATCGGCGAGCGGGTATGGATCTGGGAGGCGGCCTGGCAGCGGCCCTGGGGCACCGCCGCCGAGTACACCGTGGTCCCGGTCCGCCAGGCGGTACGCCTCGGTGACGCATCCTTCGAGCTGGGTGCCTGCCTGGGCATCCCGTTCCTGACCGCGCACCGCTGCCTGACCGCCGGGGAGTACCTGCCGGACAGCCTGCGTCCGGGGGCGTTGAGCGATCACACGGTGCTGGTGCAGGGCGGGGCCGGTGCGGTGGGCAACGCGGCGATCCAACTCGCGGCGTGGGCCGACGCCTGCGTGATCGCCACGGTGAGCAGTGCGGAGAAGGCGCAGCTGGCCGCGGCGGCCGGCGCCACCGCGGTGATCAACTACCGGGAGCAGGACGTGGTGGAGGAGGTCCACAAGATCGCGCCCGACGGGGTGCACGGGATCGTGGAGGTCTCCCCGGCGCGCAACGCCGCCACCGACGTACGGCTGCTGCGCCCGGGCGGGGTGGTCTGCGTCTACGCCGACAACGGAGGCGACGAGGTGACGCTGCCGGTCCGTCCGCTGATGGCACCGAACGCCCGCTGGCAGTTCGTGCTGGTCTACACCCTGCCGAAGGCGGCCAAGGCGCAGGCGGTGGTGGATGTCGCGGCGTCCGCCGCGCAGGGCGGGATCCGGGTGGGCGAGGAGGCCGGGCTGCCGTTGCACCGGTTTCCGCTGTCGGCAACGGCCGCCGCGCATCAGGCGGTGGAGAACTCCGTGGTGGGAAAGGTGCTGGTCAGCGCCAGCGAGTAA
- a CDS encoding glycosyltransferase family 9 protein, whose translation MAAPALFAPAAGLVPDVARIAVLRANALGDFIFVLPALDALRAAYPGAEIVLLGAPWHAELWRDRPGPVDRVLVVPPAPGIRAATAGEPESSMVDFLADARAERFDLALQLHGGGANSNPLVAALGARVTAGLRAEDAPPLDRWLRYVYYQPEVIRYLETAALVGAPATTVIPALAVTDADRAEARAVLGEPERPRVALHPGATDTRRRWPADRFGQVARMLHADGYEVLVTGTPAERGVVDEVVAAAGVPVRPQVGTLSLGGLAGCYAGCELVVSNDTGPLHLAAAVGTPTVGIFWVGNLITTATALRGRHRPITSWTVHCPVCGVDCTPGIYPHRPGDGDCPHRDSFVADVPTAEVAEAARELLFR comes from the coding sequence GTGGCCGCTCCGGCCCTGTTCGCCCCGGCCGCCGGGCTGGTGCCCGACGTGGCCCGGATCGCCGTGCTGCGCGCCAACGCGCTCGGTGACTTCATCTTCGTGCTGCCGGCGCTGGACGCGCTGCGGGCCGCGTACCCGGGGGCGGAGATCGTGCTGCTCGGCGCGCCGTGGCACGCGGAGCTGTGGCGGGACCGGCCGGGCCCGGTGGACCGGGTACTGGTGGTGCCGCCCGCACCCGGGATCCGCGCGGCGACCGCCGGCGAGCCCGAGTCGAGCATGGTCGACTTCCTGGCCGACGCCCGCGCGGAACGCTTCGACCTGGCTCTCCAACTGCACGGCGGAGGCGCCAACTCCAACCCGCTGGTCGCCGCGCTCGGCGCCCGGGTCACCGCCGGGCTGCGCGCCGAGGACGCACCACCGCTGGACCGCTGGCTGCGCTACGTCTACTACCAGCCCGAAGTGATCCGCTATCTCGAAACGGCGGCGCTGGTCGGCGCCCCGGCCACCACGGTCATCCCGGCGCTGGCGGTCACCGACGCCGACCGCGCCGAGGCGCGGGCCGTGCTCGGCGAACCGGAGCGCCCCCGGGTGGCGCTGCACCCGGGGGCGACCGACACCCGCCGCCGCTGGCCCGCCGACCGCTTCGGGCAGGTGGCCCGGATGCTGCACGCCGACGGGTACGAGGTGCTGGTCACCGGCACCCCCGCCGAGCGGGGCGTGGTCGACGAGGTGGTCGCCGCCGCCGGGGTGCCGGTACGGCCGCAGGTGGGCACGCTCAGCCTGGGCGGGCTGGCCGGCTGCTACGCCGGCTGCGAACTGGTGGTCTCCAACGACACCGGCCCGCTGCACCTGGCCGCCGCCGTCGGCACGCCCACCGTCGGCATCTTCTGGGTCGGCAACCTGATCACCACCGCCACCGCGCTGCGCGGCCGGCACCGGCCGATCACCTCGTGGACGGTCCACTGCCCGGTCTGCGGGGTGGACTGCACCCCCGGCATCTATCCGCACCGCCCCGGCGACGGCGACTGCCCGCACCGGGACTCCTTCGTCGCCGACGTACCCACCGCCGAGGTGGCGGAAGCCGCCCGCGAACTGCTGTTCCGGTAA
- a CDS encoding type 1 glutamine amidotransferase domain-containing protein → MAATLQGKRVAFLATDGVEEVEYVQPRQAVEQAGATAELVSIKPGKITSFDHLDPSTTYDVDVSAADADPARYDALVLPGGVANPDFLRTDADAVRFVRSFFDAGKPVGVICHGPWTLVEADVVRGRRLTSWPSLRTDLVNAGANWVDEQVVTDNGLVSSRRPDDLPAFCAKIVEEFAEGRH, encoded by the coding sequence ATGGCAGCCACGTTGCAGGGCAAGCGAGTCGCCTTCCTGGCCACCGACGGTGTGGAGGAGGTCGAGTACGTCCAGCCCCGCCAGGCGGTCGAGCAGGCCGGCGCCACGGCCGAGCTGGTCTCGATCAAGCCTGGGAAGATCACCTCCTTCGACCACCTGGACCCCTCCACCACGTACGACGTGGATGTGAGCGCGGCCGACGCGGATCCCGCCCGGTACGACGCGCTGGTGCTGCCCGGCGGGGTGGCCAACCCGGACTTCCTGCGCACCGACGCGGACGCCGTACGGTTCGTGCGGTCGTTCTTCGATGCCGGCAAGCCGGTCGGGGTGATCTGCCACGGCCCGTGGACGCTGGTCGAGGCGGATGTGGTGCGGGGCCGCCGGCTGACCAGCTGGCCGAGCCTGCGTACCGACCTGGTCAATGCCGGTGCGAACTGGGTGGATGAGCAGGTCGTGACCGACAACGGCCTGGTCAGCAGCCGCAGGCCCGACGACCTGCCGGCCTTCTGCGCCAAGATCGTCGAGGAGTTCGCCGAGGGCCGGCACTGA